The Desulfovibrio sp. genome segment TGAAAGGCTGTCTTCTGTTCCTGCCTCGGCAATGGCGACATTGAATTTGTTTCGTGTTTTCTGTTTCAGACTGTTGGCAACCCGGCGCTTGGCCTTGAGGTTGTCGTTGCCGTCCAGGCTGAATTCTACGGTAAGAACCGCCATAAACATGGTCATAGGCTGGATTCCTGCCAGCGAAAGGCGTTTGCAGGATTGCCGCGCTGCGGGGAGAGGGCTGCGGCATGGCCCGGAAGCCGGAAGCCGCGCACGGCATGTAGTTAAAGCCTGATGCGCCGTCCGCAAGGGCAGAGGCATTCAAAAAAGGAAGGGAGACCGGGATTGCGGCCTCCCTTCCTCGTTACATTATTTCTACAGGGTGGCGGCTTCTTCGACAGTTTCAAAGGCTTCGATGATGTCGCCTATCTTCACGTCGTTGAAGTTTTCAAGGCCCACGCCGCACTCGTTGCCCTTAACCACTTCCTTGGAATCATCCTTGAAGCGCTTGAGCGAAGAGATTTTGCCGGTGTAGACCACCACGCCGTCGCGCAGCAAACGCACACCCGCGTTACGGGCGATCTTGCCGTCGGCCACATACGAGCCGGCGATAACGCCAACCTTGGGCACGCTGAAGGTATCACGCACTTCGGCCTGACCGAGGTAAACCTCGCGCTGCACGGGCGCGAGCATACCGGCCATGGCGCTCTTGATGTCATCCACAAGCTTGTAGATGATTTCGTAGAAGCGGATATCCACGTTTTCGTGGTCGGCCACGTCCTTGATCTTGGAAGTGGGACGCACGTTGAAGCCGATGATGATGGCCTGCGATGCAGAAGCCAGCAGAATGTCGGATTCGGTGATTGCGCCGGTACCGCCGTGCACCACGTTGATGCGTACCTTTTCCGTGCTCTGCTTGTTGAGAGCTTCGGTAATGGCTTCGAAGCTGCCCTGCACGTCGGCCTTGACCACAAGGTTGAGGGTCAGGGTTTCCTGATCGGACTTACGCTGCGACAGGAAGGTTTCAAGGGTGACGCGCGATTCGGAGGCCAAGTCGCGTTCACGCTGCTTGACCGCGCGGGAATCGGCAATGCGGCGGGCGACCTTTTCGTCCGAAACCACAAAGAATTCCTCACCGGCTTCCGGTACGCCTTCAAAACCCTGCACTTCAACTGGCAGCGAGGGGCCGGCGTCCTTGACCTTCTTGCCCTGGTCGCTCATGAGCGCGCGCACACGGCCCGAGAAAGTACCGCACACAAAGCTGTCGCCCTGGCGCAGGGTACCTTCCTGAATAAGCACGGTGGCGATGGGGCCACGGCCCTTGTCGAGCTTGGCTTCCACGATGTGACCGCGGGCGGGCTTGTCGGGGTTGGCCTTGAGTTCCATGATTTCGGACTGAAGGGCAACCATTTCAAGCAGTTCGTCCAGACCCATACGGCTCTTGGCCGAAACCTTGGCAACGATGGTATCGCCGCCCCATTCTTCGGCCTGCAGGCCCAGCTCTGCCAGTTCGCGCAGCACGCGGTCGGGCTCGGCACCGGGCTTGTCCATCTTGTTCACGGCAACCATGATGGGCACATTGGCGGCACGTGAGTGGTTGATGGCTTCGCGGGTCTGCTCCATGACGCCGTCGTCGGCGGCAACCACCAGAATAACAAGGTCGGTCACCTGGGCGCCGCGGGCACGCATGGCCGTAAAGGCTTCGTGGCCGGGCGTATCAAGGAACACGATTTCACCGCGCTTGGTCTTGACGTGGTAGGCGCCAATGTGCTGGGTGATACCGCCGGCTTCGCCGCTGGTGACGTTGGACTTGCGTATGGCGTCGAGCAGCGAGGTTTTACCGTGGTCAACGTGACCCATGATGGTAACCACGGGCGGGCGCGGCTTGAGAGTTTCAGGCGCGTCCACTTCCTTGGGAACCAGATAATCATCTTCAGAGAAGCCGACCTTTTCAACTTCGTACCCGAATTCGGCGGCCACCAGGGTGGCGGTGTCGATATCGAGGGTCTGGTTGATGGTGGCCATGATGCCAAGACCAAAGAGAACCTTGATGATCTCGTTGGCCTTCAGGCCCATCTGGTGGGCCATGTCGGCGACACGGATGGCTTCGGTAATACGGATTTTGCGCTTGGCCGCCTTCAGGGGCTGGGTGGACTGCGGCGCAACAGATGAACGGCCCTGCTTGCGACGGCCCTTGCCCCTGTTCAGACGACCGCTGTCGTCATCG includes the following:
- a CDS encoding DUF503 domain-containing protein, encoding MFMAVLTVEFSLDGNDNLKAKRRVANSLKQKTRNKFNVAIAEAGTEDSLSRLRLAVVSISNSEPHLRSRMDKCALMMEAVCPEEMVDSQVEIYAAD
- the infB gene encoding translation initiation factor IF-2, whose product is GAPRPAGGPRPGGPAGGFGQQAAPASPSDSRDGQSKKKRLKGRRTVDFQQGDFGRRSDDDDSGRLNRGKGRRKQGRSSVAPQSTQPLKAAKRKIRITEAIRVADMAHQMGLKANEIIKVLFGLGIMATINQTLDIDTATLVAAEFGYEVEKVGFSEDDYLVPKEVDAPETLKPRPPVVTIMGHVDHGKTSLLDAIRKSNVTSGEAGGITQHIGAYHVKTKRGEIVFLDTPGHEAFTAMRARGAQVTDLVILVVAADDGVMEQTREAINHSRAANVPIMVAVNKMDKPGAEPDRVLRELAELGLQAEEWGGDTIVAKVSAKSRMGLDELLEMVALQSEIMELKANPDKPARGHIVEAKLDKGRGPIATVLIQEGTLRQGDSFVCGTFSGRVRALMSDQGKKVKDAGPSLPVEVQGFEGVPEAGEEFFVVSDEKVARRIADSRAVKQRERDLASESRVTLETFLSQRKSDQETLTLNLVVKADVQGSFEAITEALNKQSTEKVRINVVHGGTGAITESDILLASASQAIIIGFNVRPTSKIKDVADHENVDIRFYEIIYKLVDDIKSAMAGMLAPVQREVYLGQAEVRDTFSVPKVGVIAGSYVADGKIARNAGVRLLRDGVVVYTGKISSLKRFKDDSKEVVKGNECGVGLENFNDVKIGDIIEAFETVEEAATL